A genomic region of Bradyrhizobium sp. ORS 278 contains the following coding sequences:
- the flgG gene encoding flagellar basal-body rod protein FlgG, whose protein sequence is MQALHTAATGMAAQELNVQVISNNIANLRTTGFKKQTAAFQDLIYEHVRRVGAQSSDQGTILPVGIDIGGGVKTVGTPRSMTQGTLSQTGNDLDLAISGEGFFKILMPDGTYQYTRDGTFQMDNQGRIVTAQGNPVQPTISIPQNASGITVNSQGQVSVTLPGSTTSNIIGQLQVTRFINKAGLQPVGNNQFTDTPSSGAPQDGIANQDGLGSITQGSLEQANVDVVSEMSELIAAQRAYEMNAKVISAADQMMQSTTALFR, encoded by the coding sequence ATGCAGGCGCTTCACACCGCTGCGACCGGAATGGCGGCCCAGGAACTCAACGTTCAGGTGATCTCCAACAACATCGCCAACCTCCGCACGACCGGCTTCAAGAAGCAGACGGCGGCGTTCCAGGACCTGATCTACGAGCATGTGCGCCGGGTCGGCGCGCAGTCCTCCGATCAGGGCACGATCCTGCCCGTGGGCATCGACATCGGCGGCGGCGTCAAGACCGTCGGCACGCCGCGCTCGATGACGCAAGGCACGCTGTCGCAGACCGGCAACGACCTCGACCTCGCAATCTCCGGCGAAGGCTTCTTCAAGATCCTGATGCCCGACGGCACCTATCAGTACACCCGCGACGGCACCTTCCAGATGGACAATCAGGGCCGCATCGTCACGGCCCAGGGCAACCCTGTGCAGCCGACCATCTCGATCCCGCAGAACGCCTCGGGCATCACGGTCAATTCGCAGGGCCAGGTCTCGGTGACCTTGCCGGGCTCGACCACCTCGAACATCATCGGCCAGCTCCAGGTCACCCGCTTTATCAACAAGGCCGGTCTGCAGCCGGTCGGCAACAACCAGTTCACCGACACGCCCTCCTCCGGCGCGCCGCAGGACGGTATCGCCAACCAGGATGGTCTCGGCAGCATCACCCAGGGCAGTCTCGAGCAGGCCAATGTCGACGTCGTCAGCGAGATGAGCGAGCTGATCGCCGCCCAGCGCGCCTATGAGATGAACGCCAAGGTCATCTCCGCCGCCGACCAGATGATGCAATCCACCACCGCGTTGTTCCGCTGA
- the flgA gene encoding flagellar basal body P-ring formation chaperone FlgA — protein MMTRTARPILLAAALLASTALSALAGEADDQIKAPVLRATVNVTGEIVRVGDLIENAGVAANVAVYRAPDLGTTGVLPAAQVIATLRSHQVIGVDVRDIKEVAVTRLARAIDAKEISGAVAQALEHRNGLGEAAALSINFDQPVQDLKFEASSNGSLAPTNVRFDPRSGRFDIVFELGTAGSTKLRYTGTAIETVEAVVLTRNIDRNEVIRAGDLQTERRPKVELGGAEPASRELAVGMQMRRPVRAGQALKATDLAKPDLVQRDQTVTLIYQTAGIYLTTRGKALESGTEGDVVSVLNLQSKRTITGRVIGRGQVSIDIAVAKPAQTSEADAAPVAVASRLSSSATPKAE, from the coding sequence ATGATGACCCGCACCGCCCGTCCCATCCTGCTTGCGGCCGCCCTGCTCGCCTCGACCGCGCTGTCGGCCCTCGCCGGCGAGGCCGACGACCAGATCAAGGCGCCCGTGCTGCGCGCCACCGTGAACGTCACCGGCGAGATCGTGCGCGTCGGCGACCTGATCGAGAATGCCGGCGTCGCGGCGAATGTCGCCGTCTACCGCGCGCCCGATCTCGGCACCACCGGCGTGCTGCCGGCCGCGCAGGTGATCGCGACCTTGCGCAGTCACCAGGTCATCGGCGTTGACGTCCGCGACATCAAGGAGGTTGCGGTCACCAGGCTCGCCCGCGCCATCGATGCGAAGGAGATCAGTGGCGCCGTGGCCCAGGCGCTCGAGCATCGCAACGGTCTCGGCGAGGCGGCCGCCCTCAGCATCAACTTCGACCAGCCGGTGCAGGACCTGAAGTTCGAGGCCTCCAGCAACGGTTCGCTGGCTCCGACCAATGTCCGCTTCGACCCGCGCAGCGGCCGCTTCGATATCGTTTTCGAGCTCGGCACTGCCGGCAGCACCAAGCTTCGCTACACCGGCACGGCCATCGAGACCGTCGAGGCCGTGGTGCTGACCCGCAACATCGACCGCAACGAGGTGATCCGCGCGGGCGACCTGCAGACCGAGCGACGGCCAAAGGTCGAGCTCGGCGGCGCCGAGCCGGCCTCGCGCGAACTCGCGGTCGGCATGCAGATGCGCCGTCCGGTGCGCGCCGGCCAGGCGCTGAAGGCCACCGACCTCGCCAAGCCGGACCTCGTGCAGCGCGACCAGACGGTGACGCTGATCTACCAGACCGCCGGCATCTACCTCACGACGCGCGGCAAGGCGCTGGAGTCCGGCACCGAGGGCGACGTCGTCAGCGTGCTCAACCTGCAGTCCAAGCGCACCATCACCGGCCGCGTCATCGGCCGCGGCCAGGTCTCGATCGACATCGCCGTCGCCAAACCTGCCCAGACCTCCGAAGCCGACGCCGCGCCGGTCGCCGTCGCGAGCCGCCTGTCCTCCTCCGCCACCCCGAAAGCCGAGTAA
- the flgH gene encoding flagellar basal body L-ring protein FlgH, translated as MSTFKFNGQGVSGLRRVALISVSFAVLSVAGGCSSIDRLSQIGERPKLTEIDNPTTQPGYKPVQMPMPKPETVSYAPNSLWRNGSRAFFKDQRAHQIGDLLTVTVSISDKANFANETQRSRTNKEDSGITDFIGSKTLGAQAQKVLPGRILTADGTSSSDGKGTIQRSESLTTSVAAVVTQVLPNGNLVVEGKQEIRVNYEIRELIVAGIVRPEDIQSDNTIDSTKIAQARISYGGRGQITDVQQPRYGQQVMDILLPF; from the coding sequence ATGTCGACGTTCAAGTTCAATGGTCAGGGCGTTTCGGGTCTGCGGCGCGTCGCGCTGATCTCGGTCTCCTTCGCTGTGCTGTCCGTCGCGGGCGGCTGCTCCTCAATCGACCGGCTCAGCCAGATCGGCGAGCGGCCGAAGCTGACCGAGATCGACAATCCGACCACCCAGCCCGGCTACAAGCCGGTGCAGATGCCGATGCCGAAGCCGGAGACCGTGTCCTATGCGCCGAACTCGCTGTGGCGCAACGGCTCGCGCGCCTTCTTCAAGGACCAGCGCGCGCACCAGATCGGCGACCTCCTCACCGTCACCGTCAGCATTTCCGACAAGGCCAACTTCGCCAACGAGACCCAGCGCAGCCGCACCAACAAGGAAGATTCGGGGATCACCGACTTCATCGGCTCGAAGACGCTCGGCGCGCAGGCGCAGAAGGTGCTGCCCGGCCGCATCCTGACCGCCGACGGCACCTCGTCCTCCGACGGCAAGGGCACGATCCAGCGCTCGGAATCCTTGACCACTAGCGTCGCCGCGGTCGTGACCCAGGTGCTGCCAAACGGCAACCTGGTCGTCGAGGGCAAGCAGGAGATCCGGGTCAACTACGAGATCCGCGAGCTGATCGTGGCCGGCATCGTCCGCCCGGAGGACATCCAGAGCGACAACACCATCGACTCGACCAAGATCGCCCAGGCCCGCATCTCCTATGGCGGCCGCGGCCAGATCACCGACGTGCAGCAGCCGCGCTACGGCCAGCAGGTCATGGACATCCTGCTGCCATTCTGA
- a CDS encoding 2-keto-4-pentenoate hydratase yields MGADEVLAAAQSIVAARRARTPLAPLPAHLQPKDEAAGYEIQHEAHWLLAEHAGDFAGYKIGCTSQVMQDYIGIPHPCAGGVFAGGVHASGVTLRAADFVRVGVECEIAVRLAKDLLPLDAPFTIAHVGDAIGDCHAAIEIVDDRYVQWETMGAPTLVADDFFAAGCVLGPAVPREAAGDLAAVQGRAFVNDALAGQGSGADVLGHPLHALAWLANHLASRGDGLEAGQLVLTGSLVKTLWLKPGDRVRMELDGLGVVEAVFA; encoded by the coding sequence ATGGGAGCAGACGAGGTCCTTGCCGCCGCGCAATCGATCGTGGCCGCCCGCCGCGCGCGGACGCCGCTGGCGCCGCTGCCGGCTCACCTTCAGCCGAAGGATGAAGCGGCTGGCTATGAGATCCAGCATGAGGCTCACTGGCTGCTCGCCGAGCATGCCGGCGATTTCGCCGGCTACAAGATCGGCTGCACCAGCCAGGTGATGCAGGACTATATTGGCATTCCGCATCCTTGCGCCGGCGGCGTCTTCGCGGGCGGCGTGCACGCCTCGGGTGTCACGCTGCGCGCGGCCGACTTCGTTCGCGTCGGCGTCGAATGCGAGATCGCGGTGCGGCTGGCCAAGGACCTGCTGCCGCTGGACGCGCCGTTCACCATCGCCCATGTCGGCGACGCGATCGGCGACTGCCATGCGGCGATCGAGATCGTCGACGACCGCTACGTGCAATGGGAGACCATGGGCGCGCCGACCCTGGTGGCCGACGACTTCTTTGCCGCCGGCTGTGTGCTCGGTCCCGCCGTCCCGCGGGAAGCCGCCGGAGACCTCGCTGCCGTGCAGGGCCGCGCCTTCGTGAACGACGCCCTGGCCGGGCAGGGCTCCGGCGCCGACGTGCTCGGCCATCCGCTGCACGCGCTCGCCTGGCTCGCCAACCACCTCGCCTCCCGCGGCGACGGGCTCGAGGCCGGGCAGCTGGTGCTGACCGGCAGCCTGGTCAAGACGCTCTGGCTCAAGCCGGGCGACCGGGTGCGGATGGAGCTGGACGGGCTGGGCGTGGTCGAGGCGGTGTTCGCGTGA
- a CDS encoding aldehyde reductase — protein MSEVLVTGGSGFIATHVILQLLAAGHRVRTTLRTPDRQSEVLAALARGGATDPHLLSFHAADLTRDDGWAAAVSGCDYVLHIASPLPDHVPDDENELIVPARDGTLRVLRAARDAGVTRVVLTSSFSAVAYGHRPRAKPFDEADWTDLDGPDVQPYPKSKTLAERAAWAFLASEGGALELATICPVAVLGPVLGPDFSPSIALVQAMLQGRAPAAPRIHLGLVDVRDVADLHLRAMTDPAARNERFLAVAGSPLSILEIATVLRTRLGNAGRRAPRRELPNWLARIVALAVPQLRDVKPLLGLRRTASSDKARRLLGWNPRPNDEIIAATAESLLRLGLVRP, from the coding sequence ATGAGCGAGGTTCTGGTCACCGGTGGCTCCGGCTTCATCGCGACGCATGTCATCTTGCAGCTGCTCGCGGCCGGCCATCGCGTTCGCACCACGCTGCGCACCCCCGACCGGCAGAGCGAGGTGCTGGCCGCGCTCGCCCGCGGCGGCGCGACCGATCCCCATTTGCTGTCGTTCCACGCTGCCGATCTGACCCGGGATGACGGCTGGGCCGCGGCGGTGTCGGGCTGCGACTACGTCCTCCACATCGCGTCGCCGCTGCCCGACCACGTGCCTGACGACGAGAACGAGCTGATCGTGCCGGCACGCGACGGCACGTTGCGGGTGCTGCGGGCGGCGCGCGACGCCGGCGTGACGCGCGTGGTGCTGACTTCCTCCTTCTCCGCCGTCGCCTATGGCCATCGCCCCCGCGCAAAACCGTTCGACGAGGCCGATTGGACCGATCTCGACGGTCCCGACGTGCAGCCTTACCCGAAGTCCAAGACCCTGGCCGAACGCGCCGCCTGGGCGTTTCTCGCCAGCGAGGGCGGCGCGTTGGAGCTTGCGACCATCTGTCCGGTCGCCGTGCTCGGCCCGGTGCTGGGCCCGGATTTTTCGCCCTCCATTGCGCTGGTGCAGGCGATGCTGCAGGGCAGGGCGCCGGCCGCGCCCAGGATCCATCTCGGGCTGGTCGACGTCCGCGACGTCGCCGACCTGCATCTGCGTGCGATGACCGACCCCGCCGCCCGCAACGAGCGGTTCCTGGCGGTGGCCGGTTCGCCGCTGTCGATCCTCGAGATCGCGACCGTGCTGCGGACACGGCTGGGCAACGCGGGACGACGGGCGCCGCGGCGCGAGCTGCCGAACTGGCTGGCCCGTATCGTGGCGCTCGCCGTACCGCAATTGCGCGACGTCAAGCCGCTGCTCGGCCTGCGCCGCACAGCCTCGAGCGACAAGGCGCGTCGGCTGCTCGGCTGGAATCCGCGGCCGAATGATGAGATCATCGCAGCGACGGCCGAGAGCCTGCTGAGGCTGGGCCTGGTGCGGCCGTGA